The Candidatus Neomarinimicrobiota bacterium genome has a window encoding:
- a CDS encoding proton-conducting transporter membrane subunit, protein MELYFSPVHFIAVPLFAAFLLPLLGRISQKLVPIVPGIVLLYLSVVALTLFPHAYEAPIVEIIAGWRPPFGITLIFGPLAAFLVTMITLIGFVVWIYSYRFIIRQPLEKYYMLFMLLIAGSTGIILTGDIFNLFVFLEITAIAAYALTAFLRDHNGAEAAFKYLLIGSFTSAFVLLAIIILYANVGTLNMADIAMRMSDVPVKIKLTIMILFIVGLGIEAELFPLNGWAPDAYSQAPSPIGALFAGIVVKAAVYALMRVLFTLFDLSISSNFLIVMGTITLLIAEMSAMRQQQIKRMLAFSSIGQMGLVLVAFGLGTKEGIAAALFLMFSHAVIKSMLFFSAGYLVFFSGHKNIVDLEGMGREKPWTGFFFSLGALAIIGLPPFSGFWGKFYLLISAANSDHMLLIVLILFSAVIEAVYYLRVVGRLYFKKLHDIEVRKTPFTGLLAMGILAFVTLTIGIYPDFIHELVLPAANELLDKAAYLQYAMMGQ, encoded by the coding sequence ATGGAATTGTATTTCTCACCTGTTCATTTTATAGCAGTACCACTATTCGCGGCTTTCCTACTGCCTCTATTGGGACGTATTTCACAAAAACTGGTGCCCATCGTACCAGGGATTGTGTTGCTCTATCTTTCAGTAGTAGCCCTGACCCTCTTTCCCCACGCTTATGAAGCGCCTATTGTAGAGATCATCGCCGGCTGGCGTCCACCCTTTGGGATCACCCTGATCTTTGGACCGTTGGCTGCTTTCCTGGTTACCATGATCACCTTGATCGGCTTTGTTGTGTGGATTTACAGTTATCGATTTATCATCCGGCAACCACTTGAAAAATACTACATGCTTTTCATGTTGCTCATTGCCGGTTCCACCGGGATCATCCTCACAGGAGATATCTTTAATCTATTTGTTTTTCTGGAGATCACCGCCATTGCAGCCTATGCGCTGACTGCCTTTCTCAGAGATCATAACGGAGCAGAAGCGGCTTTCAAGTATTTGCTGATCGGCTCCTTTACCTCTGCTTTTGTGCTACTGGCCATCATCATTCTCTACGCCAATGTGGGAACACTCAACATGGCAGATATTGCGATGAGGATGAGCGATGTCCCGGTTAAGATCAAACTGACCATTATGATATTGTTTATTGTGGGGCTGGGCATTGAGGCTGAATTATTCCCCTTGAATGGTTGGGCTCCAGATGCCTATTCGCAGGCTCCATCTCCCATTGGCGCTCTCTTTGCCGGAATAGTGGTCAAAGCAGCTGTCTATGCTCTGATGAGAGTTCTGTTCACGTTATTCGATCTATCAATATCCTCAAATTTCTTGATCGTCATGGGTACCATTACTTTGCTCATCGCTGAGATGTCAGCCATGCGACAGCAACAGATCAAACGCATGTTGGCCTTCTCCAGTATCGGTCAGATGGGTCTGGTACTGGTCGCTTTTGGATTGGGCACCAAGGAAGGCATTGCAGCGGCCCTGTTCCTGATGTTCAGTCATGCAGTGATCAAATCCATGCTCTTTTTCAGCGCGGGTTATCTGGTCTTCTTCTCAGGACATAAAAACATAGTTGACCTGGAAGGTATGGGTCGGGAAAAGCCCTGGACCGGATTTTTCTTTTCATTGGGCGCCCTGGCAATCATCGGTCTGCCACCATTCTCAGGATTTTGGGGGAAATTCTACCTGTTGATCTCAGCCGCCAATTCTGATCACATGCTCCTGATTGTTCTGATCCTTTTTTCAGCAGTGATCGAAGCCGTTTACTATCTGCGGGTAGTGGGTCGTTTATATTTCAAGAAACTACATGACATCGAAGTTCGGAAGACACCATTCACTGGTTTGTTAGCCATGGGAATATTGGCGTTTGTAACGCTGACCATCGGTATATATCCAGATTTTATTCATGAGTTGGTACTCCCGGCAGCCAATGAGCTGTTGGATAAAGCTGCATATCTTCAATATGCCATGATGGGACAGTAA
- a CDS encoding proton-conducting transporter membrane subunit, whose amino-acid sequence MEPLLNIPAILAIAFAGSILAFITHHALPKFRTAVVLLLTLIPAYLVWQLPADSSMIYFSLGGFDLSWGTNPYSRLFSLLIAGIGVLSTIYSLAFMKNKARLGFFYLAFLATIASMYGIVFSQDLLSLFFFWEIMTWSSFLMVIYYRFENQAAGIRYFVFSAVGAYALLTAIVYLYSFTGDLSLTATFRIIPQLSTSQISLITILFLLGFGVKSALMPVHVWAPDAYRSAPSPFTALFSGVLSKMGIFGMGLVLFKFMGGLEQGHIIREVLAWMGGLTALLATFYAVFQTDAKKLLAYSSIAQLGYIIIGLAVGTPLSVMAAIFLALLHGIFKSMLFMGVGSVFHQTGSLDLNELTGLIRKMPLSFVTVLMGIITVSGVPPLGGFVGKWMLYESLLTSGHYFLVAVTFISSTAAFLYLYRLIFSIFLGQEEKEYEHVREVSWVMWVPMLILAGLTMLAGAMPGLFFEPIAEAMKYLGFQQVDWQMSVLFNSWGNQVDMLAVITSIFSVFLLGLAFITWKNYKTTRYVTTRDIHTSGEIPTENENLTYAVDFYRPFERAAAPVFKYKVTRIYESFAKNAELIFDLLRHVYTGNAQTYALYVVIFLVVLIVFSGWIFGIQI is encoded by the coding sequence ATGGAACCGTTACTCAACATTCCTGCCATTTTAGCGATCGCCTTCGCCGGAAGTATTCTGGCATTTATCACTCACCATGCACTACCCAAATTCCGAACTGCTGTCGTGTTGCTACTGACGCTGATCCCGGCTTATCTGGTCTGGCAACTACCGGCTGATAGCTCCATGATCTATTTTTCTCTGGGCGGTTTCGATCTAAGTTGGGGCACCAATCCCTATTCACGCCTCTTCAGTTTACTGATCGCCGGTATTGGTGTATTAAGCACGATTTATTCACTGGCATTTATGAAGAACAAAGCACGACTGGGCTTTTTCTACCTGGCCTTTCTGGCCACTATAGCCTCCATGTACGGTATTGTCTTCAGCCAGGATCTGCTTTCGCTGTTTTTCTTTTGGGAGATCATGACCTGGTCCAGTTTTCTAATGGTAATCTATTATCGTTTTGAGAATCAAGCGGCAGGTATCCGCTACTTCGTTTTCAGTGCAGTGGGTGCTTATGCACTATTGACAGCCATTGTTTACCTCTATTCCTTTACCGGTGATCTTTCCCTGACAGCAACCTTTCGCATCATCCCTCAATTAAGCACAAGCCAAATAAGTTTGATCACCATCCTCTTTCTATTGGGATTCGGTGTAAAAAGCGCTCTGATGCCAGTTCATGTCTGGGCTCCTGATGCCTATCGCAGTGCTCCATCACCTTTCACCGCTTTATTCTCCGGTGTTCTTTCAAAAATGGGAATCTTTGGAATGGGTCTGGTGCTCTTCAAGTTCATGGGTGGTCTGGAACAGGGACATATCATTCGCGAAGTGCTGGCCTGGATGGGTGGTCTCACTGCCCTGCTGGCGACCTTTTACGCTGTCTTCCAGACTGATGCCAAAAAACTCCTGGCCTACAGTTCCATCGCCCAGTTGGGATATATTATTATCGGCTTGGCCGTTGGCACTCCCCTGAGTGTCATGGCTGCCATCTTTCTTGCCCTGCTCCATGGTATCTTTAAAAGCATGCTGTTTATGGGAGTTGGATCCGTTTTTCATCAAACTGGCAGCCTGGATCTGAATGAACTGACCGGCTTGATCCGAAAGATGCCTCTGAGCTTTGTAACTGTTCTTATGGGCATTATTACGGTATCTGGTGTCCCGCCTCTGGGTGGATTCGTAGGAAAATGGATGCTTTACGAATCATTGCTAACCTCTGGACATTATTTTTTAGTCGCTGTAACATTTATATCCAGCACTGCCGCCTTCCTCTATCTGTACCGCTTGATCTTCTCCATTTTCCTGGGACAGGAAGAAAAAGAATACGAGCATGTCAGGGAAGTCTCCTGGGTCATGTGGGTGCCCATGCTGATCCTGGCCGGATTGACCATGCTGGCCGGAGCTATGCCTGGTCTCTTCTTTGAGCCAATTGCTGAAGCGATGAAATATCTGGGATTCCAGCAAGTTGATTGGCAAATGTCTGTCTTGTTTAATTCCTGGGGTAATCAGGTTGACATGCTGGCAGTGATCACTTCCATTTTCTCTGTATTCTTATTGGGACTGGCCTTCATTACCTGGAAAAATTATAAGACCACCCGTTATGTCACGACCCGGGATATCCATACCTCAGGTGAAATTCCTACAGAAAATGAGAATCTGACCTATGCTGTCGATTTCTATCGTCCCTTTGAAAGGGCAGCAGCACCGGTCTTCAAATATAAGGTGACCCGGATATACGAGTCTTTTGCTAAGAATGCTGAACTCATTTTCGATCTCCTGCGTCACGTCTATACTGGAAATGCTCAAACCTATGCACTCTACGTGGTCATCTTCCTGGTCGTGCTTATTGTATTCTCCGGCTGGATCTTCGGGATTCAAATTTGA
- a CDS encoding NADH-quinone oxidoreductase subunit D codes for MTREKETTLYLGPQHPGITGNMMVKLKVAGDTIVKAETHVGYLHRAFEKLMETRTWMQSFPIVCRICVPEPDPNEENLARAVEEIEGREVPERAQYIRVMVLE; via the coding sequence ATGACTCGAGAAAAAGAAACTACACTATATCTGGGACCACAGCATCCCGGAATTACTGGCAATATGATGGTAAAACTCAAGGTTGCCGGTGACACTATTGTTAAAGCTGAAACCCACGTTGGATATCTCCACCGGGCTTTTGAGAAACTTATGGAAACCAGAACCTGGATGCAATCCTTCCCTATCGTTTGCCGTATCTGTGTACCTGAACCCGATCCCAATGAAGAGAATCTTGCTCGGGCCGTAGAAGAGATCGAAGGACGTGAAGTGCCCGAAAGAGCACAATATATTCGGGTCATGGTGCTTGAATT
- a CDS encoding complex I subunit 1 family protein, translating into MSFDWIKLLGFIVTPLIASAVGFTYMGLSRKVTARVQNRIGPGVSQSFIDVVKLYSKKTAIHHGVMQHMGPVFAITASVTTLFFIPILKDSIFFANFSFRGDLIFLMYIMVFGQLGMALGAGQTGNPNSAIGVSRGLSQMVGYKVPYVLALIAIMVNFETTNLQELIAVQDGFRNWMIFQMPVASLAGMLAFLGFMMYAPFDVPFAPSEIASGPPSEFGGKYLALMMTSRSIFTFVKLVLFVDLFFGGASSFIELLIKTFVLYLFALFVGLVNPRFRTEQSIQFWWKWPAAIGILAVLLVAWKG; encoded by the coding sequence ATGAGTTTTGATTGGATAAAATTACTGGGATTTATTGTCACACCGCTGATTGCCAGTGCTGTGGGCTTCACCTATATGGGTTTGAGCCGTAAGGTTACTGCCCGAGTTCAGAACCGGATCGGACCCGGTGTCTCACAGAGTTTTATTGATGTGGTTAAACTGTATAGCAAGAAAACCGCGATCCACCACGGTGTAATGCAACATATGGGACCTGTATTTGCCATTACCGCTTCAGTCACCACCCTGTTCTTCATTCCCATTCTCAAGGACTCCATCTTTTTTGCCAACTTCTCTTTTCGGGGAGATCTGATCTTCCTCATGTATATCATGGTTTTTGGACAATTGGGCATGGCTCTGGGGGCTGGTCAAACCGGTAATCCCAATTCAGCCATTGGTGTTTCCCGTGGTTTAAGTCAAATGGTTGGCTACAAGGTTCCTTATGTGCTGGCACTGATCGCCATTATGGTGAATTTCGAAACAACCAATCTGCAGGAATTGATTGCTGTTCAGGATGGGTTTCGGAACTGGATGATCTTTCAAATGCCGGTGGCTTCCTTAGCCGGTATGTTGGCCTTCCTTGGTTTTATGATGTATGCCCCCTTTGACGTACCCTTTGCTCCTTCTGAAATAGCGTCGGGACCCCCTTCAGAATTTGGTGGCAAATACCTCGCCCTGATGATGACCAGTCGCTCCATTTTCACTTTCGTTAAATTAGTATTATTTGTAGATCTTTTCTTTGGAGGTGCCTCCAGTTTTATCGAGCTGTTGATCAAAACTTTTGTATTGTACTTATTTGCTTTATTCGTCGGGTTGGTAAATCCCCGATTCAGAACCGAACAATCCATACAATTCTGGTGGAAATGGCCTGCAGCCATAGGCATTCTGGCAGTCCTGCTTGTAGCCTGGAAAGGTTAA
- a CDS encoding NADH-quinone oxidoreductase subunit K has translation MIYYLTSIALILIGMYAVLVKKNLVKMIIGLSLVDGGLHLLFIAIGYVDNATAPIFSKEGLSAAEMVDPIPQALVLTAIVIGLAVTAVALAIIIRLYDHHKTLNVNKIRELKW, from the coding sequence ATGATCTATTACCTAACCTCCATCGCTCTCATTCTGATCGGAATGTATGCAGTCCTGGTCAAGAAGAACCTGGTCAAGATGATCATCGGATTATCCCTGGTGGATGGAGGCTTACACCTGCTCTTCATCGCCATTGGTTACGTTGATAATGCAACAGCGCCGATCTTTTCAAAAGAGGGTCTCAGTGCTGCTGAGATGGTGGATCCCATCCCTCAGGCATTGGTCTTGACTGCCATTGTTATTGGATTGGCAGTGACAGCTGTGGCTCTTGCCATCATTATTCGACTCTATGACCATCATAAAACTTTAAATGTCAATAAGATCAGAGAGCTGAAGTGGTAA
- a CDS encoding NADH-quinone oxidoreductase subunit C, whose protein sequence is MNDPQNKLSLEQAFAKKIQNTFKSARVRVVRDKRVEVILSADLVPPYLAHAKNQHDFQHLTHISCVDWLEDGHFELVYILWSYSMNIQLIVKCRIPRHEPEFVSLRNIWDHAETYEREIHEMYGVTFAGNNRRGDFLLEDWDGPPPMRRDFDTVKYSEEKFKDRMDARQDAQNVRETITKRSGEEMPDFAKPYSLR, encoded by the coding sequence ATGAATGATCCTCAAAATAAATTATCCCTTGAACAGGCTTTCGCCAAAAAAATCCAGAACACTTTCAAATCTGCTCGTGTACGCGTTGTCCGGGACAAACGAGTGGAAGTCATTCTAAGTGCCGATCTGGTCCCGCCTTATCTGGCTCATGCCAAAAATCAACATGATTTCCAGCATTTGACCCATATCTCTTGTGTCGATTGGCTGGAAGATGGACACTTTGAGTTGGTGTATATCCTCTGGTCCTATTCAATGAATATCCAATTGATCGTAAAATGCCGGATTCCCCGCCATGAACCGGAGTTTGTAAGTTTACGAAATATCTGGGATCACGCTGAAACTTATGAGCGTGAGATCCATGAGATGTATGGTGTTACATTTGCGGGAAATAACCGTCGGGGTGACTTTCTGCTTGAGGATTGGGATGGACCACCGCCCATGCGTCGGGATTTTGATACGGTGAAATATTCTGAAGAAAAATTCAAGGATCGGATGGATGCCCGTCAGGATGCTCAGAATGTCCGTGAGACCATTACCAAACGTAGTGGTGAAGAAATGCCTGATTTCGCCAAACCTTATTCTCTACGATAA
- the nuoB gene encoding NADH-quinone oxidoreductase subunit NuoB, producing MNINDKDGRKIVDIIQRYAQKHSLWVLAYGTGCGAIEIPPTMTSRYDAERFGITGRPTPRMADVLLITGYLATKTLKRVIRSYEQMQSPKYVIGFGSCTINGGMYWDSYNTIKSLDHYLPVDVYINGCMPRPEAVISGFVKLQEMISDGSANGWEKYRDNLDLYRSQQKEVIKNWQMPDYNW from the coding sequence ATGAATATTAACGATAAAGACGGGCGCAAGATAGTTGATATCATTCAGCGCTATGCCCAAAAGCACTCTCTCTGGGTATTAGCTTACGGTACTGGTTGCGGAGCTATTGAAATCCCACCGACCATGACCTCACGCTATGATGCTGAACGATTTGGCATTACCGGTCGACCCACCCCGCGGATGGCTGATGTTCTGTTGATCACGGGATATTTAGCAACCAAAACGCTGAAACGGGTAATCCGTTCCTACGAGCAGATGCAATCACCTAAATATGTGATCGGGTTTGGCTCATGCACCATTAATGGGGGCATGTATTGGGATTCTTACAATACCATTAAATCTCTGGATCATTACTTACCAGTGGATGTCTATATCAATGGTTGTATGCCCCGCCCTGAAGCTGTTATCTCAGGCTTTGTTAAACTTCAGGAGATGATCAGCGATGGGTCAGCCAATGGCTGGGAAAAATACCGTGACAATCTGGACCTTTACCGCTCACAGCAAAAAGAGGTCATTAAAAACTGGCAAATGCCAGATTACAATTGGTGA